A genomic region of Zea mays cultivar B73 chromosome 6, Zm-B73-REFERENCE-NAM-5.0, whole genome shotgun sequence contains the following coding sequences:
- the LOC542309 gene encoding G-box binding factor 1 isoform X1, translating into MAQDEAVATQKTGNTTSPSKDYPTPSPYPDWSTMQAYYGPGVLPPTYFTPAIAPGHPPPYMWGPQPIMPPPFGTPYAAVYPHGGAYPHPLVPMMSTPMSVEPAKSTNSKEKNSNKKLKEIDRTAVSAGSGNSKRTVSSIEDYSAEGSSDVNDQNVNETSRKRSSDGGPGAETTTGGNTECVLAPNHTLGNATILPQHCFSAPVIKPSATNVANSRAIGTALSPPPGVMVPVHNAVPSDLSVKDERELKREKRKQSNRESARRSRLRKQAETEELATQVESLAAENTSLRSEIGQLTESSEKLRLENSALMVKLKDTAEPSPIKASASPSSPRASAENFLSMIDSANAPSVSRHTEHGGPRLRQLLDSSPATDVAAVS; encoded by the exons ATGGCTCAGGATGAAGCTGTGGCTACCCAAAAGACTGGAAATACAACATCTCCTTCTAAG GATTACCCAACTCCTTCTCCATATCCTGATTGGTCAACCATGCAG GCATATTATGGCCCTGGTGTCTTGCCACCAACATATTTTACTCCTGCAATAGCTCCAGGTCATCCACCGCCATATATGTGGGGTCCTCAG CCTATAATGCCACCCCCTTTCGGGACACCATATGCTGCAGTATACCCACATGGTGGAGCTTACCCACACCCCCTTGTGCCCATG ATGTCAACTCCAATGAGCGTGGAGCCAGCCAAATCTACAAATAGCAAGGAGAAAAATTCCAATAAGAAACTTAAGGAAATAGATCGGACTGCAGTGTCTGCTGGCAGTGGTAACAGTAAAAGAACAGTGTCATCCAT TGAAGATTACAGTGCAGAAGGCTCAAGCGATGTAAACGATCAGAAT GTGAACGAAACGTCCAGGAAGCGGAGCTCAGATGGTGGAcctg GCGCAGAAACCACCACAGGTGGAAACACGGAATGTGTTTTAGCTCCTAACCATACGCTGGGGAATGCTACCATTTTGCCACAACACTGCTTTTCAGCTCCAGTAATTAAGCCCAGTGCTACAAATGTCGCGAACTCGAGGGCGATAGGCACAGCATTATCTCCACCACCTGGTGTGATGGTTCCAGTTCATAATGCAGTACCATCTGACTTATCAGTTAAG GATGAGAGGGAATTGAAGCGCGAAAAGAGGAAGCAGTCAAATAGGGAGTCTGCTAGACGATCAAGGCTGAGAAAACAG GCTGAGACAGAGGAGTTGGCTACACAAGTGGAGTCTCTTGCAGCAGAGAACACGTCCCTTAGATCTGAAATCGGCCAGCTAACAGAGAGCTCAGAGAAGCTCAGACTAGAGAATTCAGCTCTAATG GTGAAGCTGAAGGACACCGCAGAACCGTCTCCGATTAAAGCATCCGCATCCCCGTCCTCTCCCCGTGCCTCCGCGGAGAACTTCCTTTCCATGATCGACAGCGCCAACGCGCCGAGCGTCAGCAGGCACACGGAGCACGGCGGTCCCAGGCTCCGGCAGCTCCTGGACTCCAGTCCGGCGACAGACGTCGCCGCCGTAAGCTGA
- the LOC100194404 gene encoding Putative glucose-6-phosphate 1-epimerase-like, which yields MSMGRFVNSMDPTSGLEVIRDWNGVAQVVLRSPKGASARVSLCGGQVVSWRNDRGEELLFTSSKATFKPPNAMRGGIQMCFPQFGYSGTLERHGFARNRIWSLDDEQPPLNHNDNGSKVSVDLILKPSEDDLKCWPHCFEFRLRASLSKDGDLSLISRIRNVNGKPFSFSFAYHTYLSVSDISEVRIEGLETLDYLDNLSHKERFTEQGDAITFESEVDRVYVSSPNVVAVIDHEKKHSFVIRKEGLPDVVVWNPWEKKSKTMVDLGDEEYKQMLCVDAAAVERAISLRPGEEWTGKLELSAVLSTNCSDHLDHPVSI from the exons ATGAGCATGGGGCGCTTCGTCAACTCCATGGATCCGACGTCGGGGCTGGAGGTGATCAGGGACTGGAACGGCGTCGCCCAGGTCGTGCTCCGCTCGCCCAAGGGAGCCTCCGCGCGG GTGAGCCTGTGCGGTGGGCAGGTCGTCTCATGGAGGAACGACCGCGGCGAGGAGCTCCTCTTCACCAGCAGCAAA GCAACCTTCAAGCCGCCAAATGCCATGCGAGGTGGAATTCAGATGTGTTTCCCTCAG ttTGGATACTCTGGGACATTGGAGCGACATGGATTTGCAAGAAACAGGATATGGTCCCTGGATGATGAGCAGCCACCACTGAATCATAATGATAACGGAAGCAAAGTTTCTGTTGACCTTATTCTAAAGCCATCTGAAGATGACCTCAAGTGCTGGCCACATTG TTTTGAGTTCCGTCTGAGGGCCTCTCTTTCAAAGGATGGGGACTTGTCATTGATATCACGCATCAGGAATGTCAatggcaagccattcagtttcTCATTTGCTTATCACACATATCTTTCTGTTTCTGACATCAG TGAGGTCAGGATTGAAGGTCTGGAGACACTTGATTATCTTGACAACCTTAGCCACAAAGAACGGTTTACGGAACAAGGAGATGCCATAACATTTGAGTCAGAG GTCGACCGAGTCTACGTTAGCTCCCCAAATGTAGTAGCAGTTATTGACCATGAGAAGAAACACTCGTTTGTCATAAGAAAGGAAGGACTTCCTGACGTTG TTGTGTGGAATCCATGGGAAAAGAAATCGAAGACCATGGTAGACCTCGGCGACGAGGAGTACAAGCAGATGCTTTGCGTTGATGCGGCTGCTGTGGAGAGAGCAATCTCGCTGAGACCAGGGGAGGAGTGGACTGGGAAGCTGGAGCTTTCTGCGGTTTTATCCACTAACTGCAGCGACCATCTTGATCATCCTGTCAGCATCTAG